AATTTATCATATGCAAAAGACCAAGTTCCAAATTCATTGTGATATGCAACTCCTAAATATAAAATTGCAATAAACATTAAAAGAGAACCAACCATTGTATAAACAGTTACTTTAATAGTTGTAAAAACTCTATTTCCAAAACCATATTGTCCAATTAATAAAAAAACTGGTAAAAGCATAACTTCCCAAAAGAAATAAAACAGAACAACATCTAAAGCTAGAACAGCACCAGTAACTCCTGTTTGAACTAAAAGCATATTTATCCAATAACCTTTAGTTTTTCCTTCCCATAAAAGTAAATATGAAGTTGGTATTAAAATTGCAATCATCATTAAAATTGTAAGAGAAAATCCATCTAATCCAATATAATAATTAATTCCATAACTCTCAATCCAAGGTACATTTGTTAGAAATTGCATACCTGATGTTGGTTCAAATTCTATATAAATTTTTAAAACAAGTGCAAGAATAACAGTTGTAGTCAAAAAAGCTATATTTCTGATTGTGTTAACATCTCTTGTTGTTATCATCAAACCAAAAGCAACAACTGCAGGTAAAAATATAATAAATGAAAGAATATCTGCACTCATATTATAATCCTAAAGTAATATATAAATATACAAAAATGCAAGTCATACCAACTAACATAAATGCTGCGTAAAATCTAACATTTGCATTTTGTATCATTGCAACTTTTTTACCAATATTTATAAATGTTGTTGATGAACTCATTATAAATGCATCAATAATTTTATCATCAATAATTTTGTCTATAAAAGTTGATAAAGCTTTTGTTGGTTGAACAAATAATGAATCATAAATTTCATCAATATAAAATTTATTTCCAATAAATCCAATCTCTTTCTCTGGTTTTGATAAATCAAAATTTGCATATTTTGCATAAGCTGCCATAATTCCTGTTGCTGCAACAATTATTGATAACGCCATCAATACATATTCAGTTGTATGGTCCATATGAATATGTTTTGAATTTAATTGAGAAAGCCAAGTATCAACAAAATGATTTCCTCCAAAAATTGCAGGAAGATTTAAAAAACCTGCTCCAATTGCACCAATTGCTAAAATTAATAAAGGAATAGTAATAGTTTTTGATGTATAAACATACTCTTCATTGTGATGATTTGGTGCAACAAAAACAATAAAATACATTCTAAACATATAATAAGCTGTCAAAAATGCTGTAAATAGTGCAATTGCCCAAATTAGATATTGCCCTTCTTGAAATGCTGCTGCTAAAATTGCATCTTTTGAGAAAAATCCAGAAAATGGAGGTATTCCTGAAATTGCAATAACTCCCACTAAAAAAGTAAATCCAATAATTGGAAGATTTGCTCTATGTTTTGCAATTTTAAAGATATTTTGTTCATGGTGTAGAGCGATAATAATTCCTCCTGCTCCCATAAATAACATAGCTTTAAAAAATGCGTGAGTAAATACATGGAAAAGCCCAGTTGAATAAAATCCAAGACCAACAGCAATAAACATATAACCTAATTGACTCATTGTTGAATATGCAAGTATTTTTTTAATATCCGTTTGACGTGTAGCTATAATTGCAGCTAGTAGAGCTGAAATGGCTCCAATATAAGCAATAAATAAACCAATTTCTTCAATTCCACTATATAAAAAGTGAAATCTTGCAACCATGTAAACCCCAGCTGTTACCATTGTTGCTGCATGAATTAAAGCTGAAATTGGTGTTGGTCCTGCCATTGCATCAGGAAGCCAAACATAAAGTGGAATTTGTGCTGATTTTCCCATTGCTCCAACAAATAATAAAAACCCTGAGATTACCAATAATTCATTTGAAACATTTGATATATTTGCTTCAATTGTTCCAAATGATAAATCAACTTGACCTAATGCAAAAAATAGAGTTACAACTCCTAGTAAAAAACCAAAATCTCCAACTCTATTTACTATAAATGCTTTATTAGCTGCAAGAACATTCTCTTTGTTCCCATAATAGAATTTGATTAGAAGATATGAACAAACTCCAACACCTTCCCAACCGATAAATAAGATTATTGGATTATCTGCTAAAACTAATATTAACATTGAAGCTAAGAAGAGGTTAAAATAAGCAAAGAACTTACCAAATCCTTCATCATTTTTCATGTAACCAATTGCATAAATATGGATTAACCAACCTACAAAAGTTACAAACATTGACATAAATATTGAAAGATTATCTCCTAAAAAATTCATTTCAATATTTAACTTTTCTACATTTAACCATGTAAAAATATGTTGTTTAAATATAACTTTCTCTTCTAACATTTGAAGAAATAAATTAAGAGTTATTAAAAATGAGATTAAAGGCGTAATTGTTCCAATTAGTGCAAAATATATCTCTGATACTTTTTGCTTTTTTATATGATAAAAATATAAAAAAGCATTTGCTATTGCTCCTAATAATGGAGCTAAAATAATCCAAACTAATAAAGAGGTATTCATGATTTTTCCCCTTGTGAAAGAGTTGTAAAGATATCAGTATCAAGAGATTTTCTTGATCTATATAATAAAATTATTACAGATAGAAAAATCGCAGCTTCTGCAGCAGCAATAGATATAACCATAACTGTAATTATTTGAGGATCTAAATTAAAATGATATCTTGCAAATGTAACTAAAAATAAGTTGATTCCATTTAGCATCATTTCAATTGACATATAAATAACAAAAATATTTTTTCTTGAAATAACACCAATTGCCCCAATAGAAAATAACATCATTGAAACAAATGCATAGGATGTTAGTGAAATCATGTCTAATCCTCCTTACTATTTAGTTTAGATTTTCTTTTTTTTGCAAGAACAACTGAACCTACAAGAGCTATTAGAAGTAAAATAGAGATTAACTCAAAAGAGATAATCCAATTATTATATAGTTCAAGTCCAACAGGTTTTATATCCCCAAAATCACTTTCACTTATTGATAAATCTTTTGAAGGTAGATTTGAAATAGCTTTTAAAACTAAAATATTTAAAGGTATCATAATAGCAACACCTAAAGCAATAAGTTTATATTTGTTTGGTTCTTTTGGTAAATCTTCATCTTTGATATTTAAAAACATCAAAATAAAAAGAATTAAAGTCATAATAGCTCCTGCATAAACTATTATTTGAACTAAAAATAAAAAAGTTGCATTTAAAAGAGCGAACATTCCAGCAACACTCATCATTGTAACTAGAACACCAAGTGCACTATACATTGGACTTTGGTAAACAATCATAGCAATAGCCCCAGTTATAGCAAAAAATGCTAAGGCAATAAAAATTAAATCAGCCATTATTCTAAATCCTTTGCTCTTTCATTAGCCATTAAAGCTTTTTTATCTAAGACAAAATCTTCTCTTTTTGAACCTGTGAATGAAAAAATTCCAGTATCCATTCTAATTGCATCACAAGGACAAGCTTCAACACAATATCCACAAAAAACACACTCTAGTAAATCAATTTTAAACTCTTTTGGTCTTTTTTCATTGTGTTCATCAAATCTCTCTTCTGCTTCTATAAAAATACATTCAGCAGGGCATGCTGTTGCACACATAAAACAAGCAACACATTTTTCACTTCCATCATCAAATTTTGTAAGTCTATGAACACCTCTATATCTTTCATTCAAATCAGTTGGTTGAACTTCTGGATATTGCATAGTTTTTAAATTATCAATATCACTTAAATTTTTTATGAAATGTTTAAAAGTTGTTTTCATTCCTCCTGCAATTGCAGGTAAATATAACTTATCTTTAAATGATTTTCCATATCTTGGTACTACTTTTATTGCCATTTTATTTTCCTACTACAACTATAATCGCAGTAACTACGATATTTAAAAGAGCTAATGGAATTAAAACTTTCCAACCCAACATTTGTAATTGATCATATCTAAATCTTAAAACAGTCCATCTAACCCAAATATAAACAAATGCCATCATAAAAAATTTAATTAAAAAAGTTCCTACTTGAATTACTGCAGTTGTAATATTTACACCATTTGTCCCAAGTCCTGTAAGTAAAAATGAGATTAAAAGAGCAACTACAACAAAACAAATTGACCAAAATGCAATAGTTAAAATTTTTGTCTCTTTTTCTCTACTTTTATTTTCACCAATTGCTTTATTATTTTTTTTCATCCATCTTGTAAAAAAGAAAATTTTTAATGGAAGTATTATAATAATTGCTAAAATAACATAATTTATATTACTTTGAATTTGGTGAGTATCTAACCAAGGAATTTGATAACCTCCGAAAAATAAAGTCACAATTAAAGCACTTGAAGCACTCATTGCAGCATATTCACCAACTTGAAAAAGACCAAATTTCATTGCACTATATTCTGTATGATAACCTGCAACTAATTCTGATTCACCTTCTGCTAAGTCAAAAGGAGCTCTATTTGTTTCTGCAAATGCACAAACTATAAAGATAATTGCTGCAAGTGGTTGAATAAATATTCCCCACATTGGAATAAAACCAAGATAAGTTCCACTTTGTGCATTTACCATATCTGTTAAATGAATTGAACCATAAGAGATAATCATAGAAATAATAGCAAGTCCCATGGCTGCTTCGTATGAAATAACTTGAGCACTAGCTCTAATTGATCCTAAAAGTCCATATTTGCTCCCAGAAGAGTAACCTCCAAGAATTATTCCATAAACACTAAGTCCAGCAAATGCTATAAACCACATAATTCCTAGTTCATTTGGAATAGCTTGCATAATATTTTCTTTTCCATCTATAACTAAAACATCAGCAAATGGAATAACTGCAAAAGTTAAAAAAGAACATAAAAATACAATTACAGGAGCAACTGTAAAGAAAAATTTATATCTAATATGAGAAGGAGTAAAATCCTCTTTAAAAACAAGTTTTAACATATCTGCAAAACTTTGAATTAATCCTCCAAGTCTAAAAGGTCCAATATTACATCTATTTGGTCCACTTCTATCTTGCATAAATCCTGATACTCTTCTCTCCCACCAAACAAATAAAGGAGTTAATCCAACTGCTAATAATGCAGCTATTACAATATTTACTATAATTATAATTGTGCTACTCATAGAGTTCCTTTTTCAATCATAGATTTAAGATTTTCTATAATTGTTGTTATAGTTTGCATTGGATTATTTTTATTCATTTTTGAAATAACTTTTTGTTTAATTCCATCGCAGTTGATATAAGTTCCAGATTTTTCATAAAATGAAGCAACAGGAACAGCAATGTTTGAATAACCAATTGTAAGACAAAGATGACTGAAAAAAGAGATAACTTTTTTATTTTCTAATAATTTTGTATTGTTTTCAAAAAAATCATTTTCAATTATTACTACTAAAGAAGCACTATTTAAACTATTTTCAAAATACTCTTTTGTTTCATCTATATTTAATTCTTTAAAAGAGGCTCTATTTGAAGTTTTATCTTTTTGTCTTAAATAATCATCTCCAAAATTTTCATCAATTGTGTTTGGTGAATATCCTGATAAATTAATATTTAATTTTGTTGCTAAATTTTTTACATTTAACATCTCTTCATAAGAAAGATTTGCACTTAATACTATTAAAATATTTTTGTTTGTTGTTAATTCTTTAAAAATATTTGCAATAGTTGTATTTATATCTGAGATATTTTTATTAACTAAAGGAGTTTCAAATCTTTTTTCATTCTCTTTTGAATAAGACAGACGTCCTTCATCACACATAAACCAACCATTTATTGCTTTATTAACTCTTGGTCTAAATCTAAAAATTTGGTCATCTTTATATTTTTCTTTTCTATGGTCAACAAAAATATTACAACCTTTTGAACAACCATTACAAATTGAATCAAAAGTTTCTAAAAACCAAACCCTTTGTTTAAATCTAAAATCTTTATTTGTTAAAGCACCAACAGGACATAAATCAATAACATTCATGGCATAAGGATTATTTAATGGTCGTCCTGGAAAAATTCCAATAACTGAGTGGTCTGCCCGACTAATAACACCTAATTCATTTGTTTTTGTAATATCAGAACAGAATCTTACACATCTTGTACAAAGTACACATCTTTCTTGATCCAACATAACATTAGACCCAATATCAACTCTTTTTCTTGCATGATTTTTTGAATCAACATTTATTCTTGATTCATAAAAACCTGATTCCATGTAGTAATCTTGTAGTTTACACTCTCCAGCTTGGTCGCAAGTAGGACAGTCAATTGGATGATTTATAAGTTCAAGTTCAAGAATTTCTCGTCTAACTTTTTCGATATTCTCGCCTTTAGTTCTTACAATCATCCCATCTTTTATAGGAGTATCACAAGCAATTTGGGGTCTTTTTTGACCTTCAATTTCAACCATACACATTCTACAGTTTCCATCTTTTCCTAATGCTTGATGATAACAAAAGTGAGGGATATGAATGCTCTCATCCAGTAACTTATCAATCAACAAGCTACCTTTAGTAGCTTGCATCTGTACACCATTGATTGTAACACTTACTATCTCAGCCATAAACACCCCTTAGACTTAAGTTTTTTTTGTTTTTTAATTACCTGTATATAATTGTCTTGGTCTTGCAATTTTGTGTTTTGGATCTTGTTTTAATTCAGACCATTGTGCTAACCATCCTGGCGTTCTACCAATAACGAAGATTGGAGTAAACATCTCAACAGGAATTTTTAAAGCAGTTAAAATTACACCAGAATAGAAGTCAATATTTGGATATAAACCTCTTTCTTTGAAGTAATCATCACTTAATGCTGCTTCTTCTACAGCTGCTGCAATATCAAGTAATTTAGAGTCTAGTTTTAACTCTTCTCTTAATTTGTCTTGTAATCCTTTTAATGTTTCAGCTCTTGGGTCTCTGTTTTTATAAACTCTGTGTCCGAATCCCATTAATCTAAATGGATCATTTTTATCTTTTGCTTTTGCAATATATGTTGGTACATTTTTAACATCACCAATTAATTTTAATTGATCCATAACTTTTTCATTAGCACCACCATGAGCAGATCCCCAAAGTGCAGAAATACCAGAAGCAATAGCAACATAAGGGTGAGCTTCAGTTGAACCAACGTTTCTTACAGTTGTTGTAGAAGCATTTTGTTCGTGATCAGCATGTAAAGTTAAAATAGCATCTAATGCATCGATTTCAACTTGTTTGATTTCATCATTTTTACCATCACCTAAATATTTCATTCTTCCACCTGGATATGCTCTTAACATATATAAGAAGTTTTCAGTGAAATATCTATTTACATCTGGATAAATTAGTGGAGTACCAATTGAATTTCTATAAGCCATAGCAGCAATAACTGGCATTTTAGCTAAGATTCTTCTTCTCATCATTTTAAATTGTTCTTCATCTTCTAAATGTAAGTGATCTTTATAAAATGCTGCAAGTGCCATAGTAGCAGCTCCCATAGTTGCCATTGGGTGAGCACCATCTGGTAATGCATCAAATAATCTAATGATTCCTTCATTTAAGAAAGATCTATGTCTGATTTCTAAATCGAAGTTTTTAGAAGCTTCAGGAGTTGGAAGTTTTCCTCTCATTAATAAATAAGAAACGTCTAAGAAAGAGTGTTTTCCAGCAAGTTCTGAAATATCATATCCTCTATATCTTAATTCTGAGTTTTCACCATCAATAAATGTGATTTTTGATTCACAAGATGCAGTTGAAGTATAACCAGGGTCATAAGTAAACATACCTGAATCTTTATAAAAAGTAGATATATCTACAACGCTTGGTCCTCTTGTACCATCTATAATGTTATATTCATATGATTTACCATTTCTATTGTCTGTCAACGTCATTGTATTTTTTGCCATTATTTCTTTTCTCCTATAAATAAATTAAATTTTAGTTTTTTAAATATGTTTTAAATTCGTCTGGGAATTTTTTAATAATACTTGAAATGATATCTTTTACTGCTGGTGCAAAAACACAAATTGTTTTTCCATTCATAGTATTACAAACATCAAGTATAGTTTTTAAATCTTCGTTTGAAGCATCACCATTTAAGATTTTTCTTAAAATCTTATCTATCCATCCTGTACCCTCTCTACAAGGTGTACATTGACCACAAGACTCATGGTGATAAAATTCTATAATATTTTTTGCTACATCAACCATAGATGTATCTTCATCAATTACTATCATTCCTCCTGTACCTAAAGTTGAACCAATATCCCACATTGATTCATAGTCTAATACGGCCTTTTCTACTTCAGAAGCGGTTAGTATTGGACAAGATGAACCTCCTGGAATAATTGCTTTTAATTTTTTCCCATCTTTCATTCCACCACCAAGAATATTTAGAAAATCTATCATCTTATTTCCATATTCCATTTCATAAACACCTGGATTATTAACAGGTCCTGAAATAGCAAAAAGCATAGTTCCTGGTGATTTTTCTGTACCATATTTTGTATAACCTTGCGCTCCATTTTCTACAATATTTGGAACAGAGGCAATTGTTTCTACATTATTTACAGTTGCTGGATTATCAAAGAACCATTCACACTCTTTACCATGTGGTTTAAGTCTTGGATGTCCACGTTTTCCCTCAAGTGATTCTATAAGTGCAGATTTTTCTCCACAAATATAAGCTCCACCACCTCTGTGAACTGTAATATCAAGTTTAAAATCATATTTGTCCATGATTTTATCACCAATTATTCTATTTTCGTAAGCTTCTTTTATCGCTTCGTTTACTCTATCAATAAAAAATTTGTATTCACCTCTTATATAAATATAAGCATGGTGGGCATTTATTGCATAACAAGTGCAGATAATTCCTTCTATTAAAAGATGTGGGTCATATTGAAAAATTTGTCTATCTTTAAAAGTTCCTGGTTCACTCTCATCCCCATTTACTATTAAATATCTAGGACGTTCATCAACTGGTGGCATAAGTTCCCATTTTGGTCCACAAGGAGCACCACCACCACCTTTTCCTCTAAGTCCAGATTTAGTTACTTCAGCAGTAACTTCATCAGGAGTCATAGTAAAAAGTTTATCAATTGAAGAGTATCTACCATTTTCTAGAGCAACTTCAAGCTTATGTGAATTTGGAATGTCAAAATTTTTACTTACAATTTTAGTTATCATTTTTGCACTCCTTTATAAGTTCATCAACTTTTTCTTTAGTTAATTTTTCGTGATACTCTCCATTTAATGCAAACATAGGTGCACCTCCACAAGCTCCAAGACACTCAACTTCACTTAATGTAAATAAGCCATCTTCACTTGTTTGTCCTGCATCAATACCAATAGTTTCTTTTATATGTTGTTTTAATTCACGGCTTCCACATAACATACAAGAAACAGTTTTACAAAGTTCAATATGATATTTGCCAATTGGTTTTAAATTAAACATTGTATAAAAAGTTGCAACTTCATATACTTGAATAGGAGTTTTTCCTAATTTTTCAGCTACGTAAACCATAGCCTCAGGACTTACCCATCCCTCTTGTTCTTGAACTAGCCAAAGAGCTGGTAACATACAAGAATCAATTTTTGGATATCTACTTACATACTCTTGGAATTTTGCTTCATTCTCAGGTGTGTATTGAAATTTACTCATCTATCAAACTCCCCTGCAATAAAATTCATACTAGCCATCGTAACAACAGCATCAGCAAGCATACCACCTTCAACAATTTTCGAATAAGCTGCTAGTGAATAAAAACATGGTGGTCTACATTTAACTTTATAAGGTCTTCCACTTCCATCACTAACTATAAAAAATCCTAATTCACCATTTGCAGCTTCAGTTGAAGAATAATACTCACCTTTTGGAACTTTAATTCCTTCAAAAGTAAGTTTAAACTGGTTCATTAATCCTTCAATATTTCCATAAACATCTTTTTTTGAAGGAAGTAACACGCCTGGTGCATCAACATTTATAGCACCATCTGGAAGATTTTTCATTGCTTGTTTAATGATTCTAATAGATTGTTTCATCTCTTCAAATCTACACATCATTCGGTCATATACATCCCCATGACTTCCAATTACTACATCAAAATCAAAGTTTTCGTAACCATAATAAGGCAAATCTTTTCTTAAATCGTGTGCAACACCAGCTGCTCTTAAATTTGGTCCAGATATCCCATTTCTTAATGCAAAATCTGCTTTTATAACCCCCACATCTTGAGTTCTATCTAAGAAGATTTTATTATGTGCAATTAATGATAAAGCATCATCAATTGCAATTTCAACATCTTTTAAAACATCAAATAAATCTTCATTAAAGCCATCATACAAATCAAACTCTAATCCACCAATTCTAGTATATGTATTTGTAAGTCTTGCACCAGTTAATTTTGATAATAATTCATAAGCTTTATCTCTTGGAGCAAATAGATACCAAAAGTTTGTAAGTCCACCAAGGTCAACCATATTTGCTGCGTTACAAACTAGATGATCGATGATTCTGCTTAACTCTCCAATTATAACTCTTATCATTTTGGCTCTTGGAGTTATATCAATTCCAAGCATCTCTTCAACAGCTTTTGAATATCCAATATTATTTAAAATAGCACTACAATAGTTCAATCTATCAGTATATGGAATAATTTGAGAATAGGTATGATTTTCACAAGATTTTTCAAAACCTCTGTGTAAATACCCAATCTCAGTAACACAAGCAGTGATAGTTTCACCTTCCATAGCAACAAAATTTCTAATTGTTCCATGTGATGCTGGATGAGAAGGTCCAACATTTAAAAGCATTAAATCTTTTATCTCTTCATCATCATAATCTTTAGATTTAAGTAAAGGTAACATTTCATCCATCAAATCTTCAGTATTAGTACAGATTTGCCCTTTTGTTGTCTCATAATCTTTTCTTAGAGGATGACCAACAAATTGATGATGATTTAAAACCCTTTTTAAGTTAGGATGACCAATAAATTTTATTCCATATTGGTCATAAGTTTCTCTTTCCGCCCAATTTGCTGATTCATATAAATCACAAAGAGAATCGATTTCTAAAGTTTCATCATTTATAAAAGATTTAATAGAAATTTGTTTTTTAAAAGTTTCATCTCTTAATATGTAAACAACTGCAAATCTTGAAGGAGTAATATCTGGAAATTTAGAGTAGTCAATTGCTGTAATATCAAGCAATATTGTATAATTTTCATCATTCTTAAGTTTAGAAATAGTCGATTTTAAATCTTTAGAATCGATTAACATATCACAATTAAACATCTAAAAATCCTTTATAATCTTTTACTCTATCTTTTAAAATCGACTCATCATTTGCTTTTTCTTGAATTCTTAAAATTGCATCAAGAACTGCTTCTGGTCTTGGAGGACAACCTGCAATGTATTCATCAACAGGAATTATTTGATCAATTCCTTGAACAGTTGTATAGTTATCATAAAAACCTCCACTACAAGCACAAGCTCCCATAGAAATAACCCATTTTGGTTCACACATTTGTTCATATATTTTTTTCAAAATCGGTGCTTGTTTGTATGAAATAGTTCCTGCAACTATTAATAAATCTGCTTGTCTTGGAGAAAATCTTACTACTTCTGCTCCAAATCTTGATAAATCATATTTTGAACCAGCAACAGCCATAAATTCGATACCACAACAAGCAGTTCCAAATGCCATTGGCCAAAGTGAATATGATCTTCCCCAGTTTATAGCGTGATCAAGTCTAGTTGTAACTATAGAATCACCTAATTTTG
The genomic region above belongs to Arcobacter ellisii and contains:
- a CDS encoding NADH-quinone oxidoreductase subunit B, with amino-acid sequence MGLGVESKLGDSIVTTRLDHAINWGRSYSLWPMAFGTACCGIEFMAVAGSKYDLSRFGAEVVRFSPRQADLLIVAGTISYKQAPILKKIYEQMCEPKWVISMGACACSGGFYDNYTTVQGIDQIIPVDEYIAGCPPRPEAVLDAILRIQEKANDESILKDRVKDYKGFLDV